The Kroppenstedtia pulmonis genome has a segment encoding these proteins:
- a CDS encoding conjugal transfer protein, with protein MKVQYVNSRKSRWMYWMLLILIFTALVSLILVFLFVPRPVAQPQSPDIVVQTHDVGVSSFARKFTFPWIEGDVETVNNDYAAKGFEFKKEDLSESNGQKAVYAEVADTYSQGEGKEVAVVEVHVQPEKGDKYRLFVTVPVIAQNGRYGIYDYPAIIPPPKRAAAPTESIVGSSLDSQDEKAVTEVIQRFFRFYSEGQEEDLKLLFADQKDRKGLSGRFEGMKEIEVHGEGKDKAQVNATVRMKVGDISSLLRFQFKMKKNGNEWKIIDTIPRI; from the coding sequence ATGAAGGTTCAATATGTGAATTCCAGGAAGTCCCGTTGGATGTATTGGATGTTGTTGATTCTAATCTTTACGGCCTTGGTGTCCCTGATTTTAGTTTTTCTATTTGTCCCTCGTCCGGTGGCGCAACCCCAATCACCGGATATTGTTGTCCAGACCCATGATGTGGGGGTTAGCAGTTTTGCTAGAAAGTTTACTTTTCCGTGGATTGAGGGAGATGTAGAAACTGTTAATAACGATTATGCAGCAAAGGGTTTTGAATTTAAAAAGGAAGATTTGTCAGAATCCAATGGGCAAAAAGCGGTTTATGCAGAAGTGGCAGACACCTATTCACAAGGAGAAGGGAAAGAAGTGGCGGTGGTGGAGGTGCATGTTCAACCAGAAAAGGGAGATAAATACCGCCTATTTGTGACTGTCCCTGTGATTGCCCAGAATGGTCGGTATGGTATCTACGATTATCCGGCTATTATTCCTCCACCTAAGCGTGCCGCTGCACCCACAGAGTCTATCGTGGGATCCTCTCTTGATTCCCAGGATGAAAAAGCGGTAACAGAAGTGATTCAACGGTTCTTCCGCTTTTATTCTGAAGGGCAAGAGGAAGATTTAAAACTGCTGTTTGCAGATCAAAAGGATCGCAAGGGCCTATCAGGCCGGTTTGAAGGAATGAAAGAGATCGAGGTTCATGGGGAAGGAAAGGATAAAGCTCAAGTTAACGCTACCGTTCGCATGAAAGTAGGAGATATCAGTTCTCTGCTACGGTTTCAATTCAAGATGAAGAAAAACGGTAACGAGTGGAAGATCATTGATACAATTCCCCGTATTTAA
- a CDS encoding ATP-binding protein: protein MDNPFILRQGNMIIGKNNAFIAETDCYALYELFTHHGEFSNHDEQQGRLVWLDTTLASLMRSGSLFLSPFPVDPRERLEEEERYLPEDMPWDLKVLYVNSVDKMHEHLMKNPQEYRVILVMNVKERSGNPFYDLFQLAVEAIRDPYRRLEWKLGGRPFTLPTSQWQRFKKDEQHLYRLLSDGLGARRLNYREVDYMLERFATPGAEPRKRNGDGSFYEVGPKDASVMMANPAEAVPVFEDTVLNPQVPGEIEFQKVLPDGIRKGYFSNLVINRLPRGYSQFPDTTALFQIIRQKFTFPAELSVQFVPLSWSYLRYSLRTVNYVGRMRNRGKENRGGEVDQKNRSTEDDSRDLANLLQGQETPMFYTQISIRVWGETQEKLYENRTRLQEALNQAGYEILIPSRQLPLFYNTLPGNPRKTGHQYIVKMTSEWLSALGPLNGVVIGDKRGIYVGDVIPFSERYEQERGVPVLFDIRRGSRDARISFSPAIIHYGSPGSGKSALANWILLMDVLRGSKALLFDPKNERWAWMFEIPGMRDWINLVTLQEEEDKGKLDPLLRINGTKQDRVAVNTAKKILWFLSENPESATYAEKAIGYAVDYVVDEYRQANYQGRKPCMRRVLEILRRYLEGDQAVQFKFPQKDFVREQAEREVARALTELEYNTESSLARLLFAEGHETPIDVSKPITLLQVQGLIKSDKEEDPDLKYNTAVIMGICDLADWFVAQEAAGRMVVFEELHEFGEKETIRRMVRQLLRKGRSMNNVVQLIIHNMRDLDLDRNLDEDGASEVRSNLGTRFVYRVTDKGEARKACGMLGIDPTEDLVDFMSSGTQMKSGEFLMRDADGHVGFVRFPLDEVDPTLYQAFRTDTDAQKERQRKYGHLLYQKHNLKVVGK, encoded by the coding sequence ATGGATAACCCTTTTATTTTACGGCAGGGAAACATGATTATCGGGAAAAACAATGCTTTCATAGCAGAAACGGATTGCTATGCTTTGTATGAGCTGTTTACTCATCATGGAGAATTTTCCAACCATGATGAGCAACAGGGCAGGTTGGTTTGGTTGGATACCACATTAGCTTCTCTTATGCGCTCCGGCTCTCTTTTCTTGTCTCCGTTCCCTGTGGATCCTCGGGAACGTTTGGAGGAAGAAGAACGCTATTTACCAGAAGATATGCCTTGGGACTTAAAGGTTCTTTATGTGAACAGTGTGGATAAGATGCATGAGCATCTTATGAAAAATCCCCAAGAATATCGGGTGATTCTAGTTATGAACGTGAAAGAGCGTTCCGGAAATCCCTTTTATGACTTGTTTCAGCTGGCAGTGGAGGCGATCCGGGATCCCTATCGGCGTCTGGAATGGAAACTGGGTGGACGACCCTTTACCTTACCTACTTCCCAGTGGCAACGATTTAAAAAGGACGAGCAACATCTGTATCGGTTGTTATCTGATGGCCTGGGAGCTCGACGGCTCAACTACAGGGAAGTGGATTACATGTTGGAACGCTTTGCGACTCCAGGTGCAGAGCCTCGGAAACGAAATGGAGACGGTTCCTTTTACGAAGTGGGACCCAAGGATGCCTCTGTGATGATGGCTAACCCAGCGGAAGCCGTGCCGGTTTTTGAAGATACGGTATTGAATCCGCAAGTTCCTGGGGAAATTGAATTTCAAAAAGTCTTACCAGATGGCATTAGAAAAGGTTATTTCTCCAATCTCGTTATTAACCGTCTTCCTCGGGGGTACAGCCAATTCCCTGATACCACTGCCTTGTTTCAGATCATCCGACAAAAATTCACGTTTCCGGCAGAGTTGTCCGTTCAGTTTGTCCCGCTTTCCTGGTCGTATCTGAGATATTCGTTACGAACGGTCAACTATGTGGGGCGGATGAGAAACCGGGGCAAGGAAAACCGTGGGGGGGAGGTAGATCAAAAGAACCGTTCCACTGAGGATGATTCCAGGGATTTGGCTAACCTATTGCAAGGGCAGGAGACCCCGATGTTTTATACCCAGATCAGTATTCGGGTTTGGGGGGAAACCCAGGAAAAATTATATGAAAATCGGACGAGGTTACAAGAGGCTTTGAACCAAGCCGGATATGAGATTTTGATTCCATCCCGTCAACTTCCCTTGTTTTATAACACGTTACCGGGAAATCCCCGGAAAACAGGCCATCAATATATCGTAAAAATGACATCGGAATGGCTAAGTGCCTTAGGGCCATTAAATGGTGTTGTCATCGGGGATAAAAGAGGGATTTATGTGGGGGATGTCATCCCCTTTTCAGAGCGGTATGAACAAGAACGGGGTGTACCGGTTTTGTTTGATATTCGCCGGGGCTCTCGAGACGCACGGATCTCCTTCAGTCCAGCTATCATTCACTATGGTTCCCCTGGATCTGGAAAGTCAGCTTTGGCGAATTGGATTTTGTTGATGGATGTGTTACGGGGATCCAAGGCCTTACTCTTTGATCCGAAAAATGAGCGGTGGGCCTGGATGTTTGAAATCCCAGGTATGAGAGACTGGATCAATCTGGTTACGTTACAGGAAGAAGAAGACAAGGGTAAGCTGGATCCACTGCTTCGAATCAATGGAACCAAACAAGACCGGGTGGCGGTCAATACGGCCAAGAAAATCTTATGGTTTTTAAGTGAAAATCCAGAAAGTGCCACCTATGCAGAAAAAGCGATAGGCTACGCTGTGGATTATGTGGTGGACGAGTATCGACAAGCAAATTATCAAGGGAGAAAGCCCTGTATGCGTCGGGTTTTAGAAATATTGCGGCGTTACTTGGAAGGGGATCAGGCGGTTCAGTTTAAATTTCCGCAAAAGGACTTTGTTCGGGAACAGGCGGAGAGGGAAGTGGCTCGGGCCTTGACTGAGTTGGAATATAATACGGAATCCTCCCTGGCCCGTTTACTGTTCGCTGAAGGACACGAAACCCCCATTGATGTTTCCAAACCCATCACTTTGCTTCAAGTTCAAGGGCTGATCAAATCGGACAAGGAAGAGGATCCAGACTTGAAATACAATACTGCCGTCATTATGGGAATTTGTGACCTGGCGGATTGGTTTGTGGCTCAGGAGGCTGCGGGGCGGATGGTGGTTTTTGAAGAACTTCACGAATTTGGGGAAAAGGAAACCATTCGGCGGATGGTACGGCAGCTACTTCGAAAGGGCCGTTCCATGAACAATGTTGTACAGCTGATTATCCACAATATGCGGGATTTGGACTTGGATCGTAATTTAGACGAGGACGGAGCCAGTGAAGTACGGTCCAACCTGGGAACCCGGTTTGTGTACCGGGTAACGGACAAGGGAGAAGCCCGAAAAGCTTGTGGCATGTTGGGGATAGACCCTACAGAGGATTTGGTGGACTTTATGTCTTCAGGAACTCAAATGAAGTCCGGGGAATTTCTGATGCGGGATGCGGATGGTCATGTGGGATTTGTTCGCTTTCCCCTGGATGAAGTGGATCCCACCTTGTACCAAGCGTTTCGAACCGATACGGATGCTCAAAAAGAACGACAACGAAAATACGGTCATTTGTTGTATCAAAAACACAATTTGAAAGTGGTGGGGAAATGA
- a CDS encoding class D sortase, with product MSWKRILGLVLLLIYLPVTAYWGYNWYRQSSTVEKSVEKVMAVPNLPDAQSGEEEVKTTGAVYKNRPQVDQQVGTIHLPRLNRKLPIYEGSDAKQLKQGVGHYRGSVLPGEADNTVLAGHRETVFKGLGEMEKGDTIKVETEAGEFVYEVTRIRIVDENDKTVIVSTYPKPELRLVTCYPFTPFGPAPERFIVEGELKREGGAK from the coding sequence ATGTCTTGGAAGAGAATACTGGGACTCGTTCTCCTATTGATCTATTTACCAGTTACAGCCTACTGGGGTTATAATTGGTATCGGCAATCTTCCACAGTAGAAAAATCTGTTGAAAAGGTAATGGCAGTGCCGAATCTTCCAGATGCCCAATCAGGAGAAGAAGAAGTTAAAACAACGGGGGCGGTTTATAAAAACCGTCCCCAAGTTGATCAACAGGTTGGAACGATTCATCTTCCACGTTTAAACAGGAAGCTCCCTATATACGAAGGGAGTGATGCAAAGCAGTTAAAGCAAGGGGTAGGGCATTACAGAGGAAGTGTTCTTCCCGGTGAAGCGGATAATACTGTGTTGGCTGGGCATCGGGAAACTGTTTTCAAAGGACTGGGAGAAATGGAGAAGGGAGACACCATAAAAGTTGAAACGGAAGCAGGGGAGTTTGTGTATGAGGTTACGAGAATCCGGATCGTGGATGAAAACGATAAAACAGTGATCGTTTCCACCTATCCCAAACCGGAACTACGGCTTGTGACTTGTTATCCCTTTACCCCATTTGGACCAGCTCCTGAACGGTTTATCGTGGAAGGAGAGCTGAAAAGGGAAGGAGGGGCAAAATGA
- a CDS encoding VirD4-like conjugal transfer protein, CD1115 family codes for MKWTIMSTLRDPNQWKRFALIFLIGLLLNVWVLGYLIAVVVFSKQNILDAPQEALKFMINPANVAETFFWGADSQDDLKSSVYKLYSHGTVQAIYWVCFTLLLIRRYMVKGPGKKAADKIGSHGSARWATKAEIRKRFTKDEKGFIVGKSNFQKKLIQPVQSSLNQLAIIFGGSGSGKSTSFVIPNILHISEHLRENLVISDPKGELYNTTAPTLKKRGYEVWAFNLLDMKKSHRYNPMDYVTSPREARSLSQTIIDNTSNPNKKGGDDFFEKAERNLLTALILYVKEQRPKEEQHLASVLEIGTTLGRDEDLLDEMFKPLQDSSPAKRAFKIFNQAVDRTRASILIGFGNRLELWADDDVIELTATSDISLYDLGDLGRKVALYMMTPTQDSTFNVLPAIMIQQLFQELYKKAERMPGNRLSTPVRMILDELANIAPISNLKLMMATMRGYGISAFLIFQSKSQFEDRYGKQVAQEIIDSCDTRLLLGTNDLETKKYFSEDLGTTTIEVDSISQNKDGKNNSSGRSQSLIERKLQTPDEIGRLDIKKLIIFQRAHYPVIANKAWIPKKEFAQIPKTHWFDDIPSRPHGEVQVYIPKSQSLNESLFPKP; via the coding sequence ATGAAGTGGACGATTATGTCGACATTGCGAGATCCGAATCAATGGAAACGGTTTGCTCTTATTTTTCTGATCGGCCTTCTCCTTAATGTATGGGTGTTAGGTTACTTAATTGCTGTAGTGGTGTTTTCCAAACAAAATATATTGGACGCTCCACAAGAAGCACTAAAATTTATGATTAATCCAGCAAATGTAGCAGAAACTTTTTTTTGGGGGGCAGATTCACAGGATGATTTGAAGTCATCCGTTTATAAGCTATATTCCCACGGTACGGTACAAGCCATTTATTGGGTTTGTTTTACTCTCCTATTGATCCGCAGATATATGGTTAAGGGCCCTGGAAAAAAAGCCGCCGACAAAATTGGTTCCCATGGTTCAGCCCGATGGGCAACAAAAGCAGAGATTCGAAAGCGTTTTACCAAAGATGAAAAGGGATTCATTGTAGGAAAATCCAACTTCCAAAAAAAACTGATCCAACCTGTACAAAGTTCACTCAATCAGTTGGCAATCATATTTGGCGGCTCCGGGTCCGGTAAGTCCACATCCTTTGTCATCCCCAATATTCTACATATATCCGAACACTTGAGAGAGAACTTGGTTATCTCAGATCCGAAAGGTGAGCTATACAATACAACGGCACCAACCTTAAAAAAAAGAGGGTATGAAGTTTGGGCTTTCAACCTTTTAGACATGAAAAAGTCCCATCGTTACAATCCGATGGACTATGTAACTTCCCCGCGGGAAGCACGATCATTGTCACAAACCATCATCGATAATACCAGTAATCCCAATAAGAAAGGAGGAGATGACTTTTTCGAAAAGGCTGAACGGAACTTGTTAACTGCTCTCATCCTTTATGTCAAGGAACAGCGACCAAAGGAAGAACAGCATTTGGCTAGTGTTCTCGAAATCGGAACAACTTTGGGCAGAGATGAAGACTTGTTGGATGAAATGTTTAAGCCTTTGCAGGACTCATCCCCGGCAAAAAGGGCGTTCAAGATTTTCAATCAGGCAGTCGACCGAACAAGGGCCAGCATTCTGATCGGGTTTGGAAACCGTTTGGAGTTATGGGCGGATGATGATGTAATCGAGCTGACTGCAACCAGTGATATTAGTTTATATGATTTAGGCGATCTGGGAAGAAAAGTAGCTTTATACATGATGACACCCACACAGGATTCAACCTTTAATGTACTCCCGGCCATCATGATTCAACAACTGTTTCAAGAGCTATATAAAAAGGCTGAAAGAATGCCAGGAAATCGATTGTCAACGCCGGTTCGAATGATCTTGGATGAGTTAGCCAACATTGCACCGATCAGCAATCTGAAATTAATGATGGCCACCATGCGTGGATATGGAATTTCAGCCTTTCTGATCTTCCAGTCGAAGAGTCAGTTTGAGGATCGTTATGGGAAACAGGTGGCACAAGAAATCATTGATTCCTGTGATACCCGATTACTTCTCGGAACCAATGACCTTGAGACGAAAAAATATTTTTCAGAGGACTTGGGGACTACCACGATTGAAGTGGATTCCATCTCGCAAAATAAAGATGGTAAAAATAACAGCTCCGGAAGAAGTCAAAGCCTGATTGAAAGGAAGCTGCAAACACCTGATGAAATTGGTCGACTGGATATTAAGAAGTTGATTATTTTTCAAAGAGCTCATTACCCAGTTATCGCAAATAAAGCATGGATTCCGAAGAAGGAGTTTGCACAGATTCCAAAAACCCATTGGTTTGATGATATTCCTTCACGGCCACATGGAGAGGTACAAGTTTATATCCCGAAGTCCCAATCGCTGAATGAAAGTCTTTTCCCGAAACCATAA
- a CDS encoding indolepyruvate ferredoxin oxidoreductase subunit alpha — translation MAFVITSTCKDEKAAECVEVCPVDCIHGDDVMYYIDPDTCIECGACEPVCPVEAIFEQDMVPEEEQEYIEINANFFK, via the coding sequence TTGGCCTTTGTCATTACTTCAACATGCAAAGACGAGAAGGCGGCCGAATGCGTGGAAGTATGTCCAGTGGACTGCATTCATGGCGATGACGTGATGTACTATATTGACCCGGATACCTGTATCGAATGCGGTGCCTGTGAACCGGTGTGCCCGGTGGAGGCTATTTTTGAGCAGGATATGGTGCCGGAAGAAGAGCAAGAGTACATCGAGATTAATGCTAATTTCTTCAAGTAA
- a CDS encoding LPXTG cell wall anchor domain-containing protein yields MGKRYYYDNAPLWFRLKEKAKKLREPKEPVPYYLNDGPIGEKIGKVGKKAVTVAAVATMSVSVLGPPVFALPTDSSTSMFSNPGNPGDPAMPSKPDDNPVKSEGPSTPGNSRDTGNPGQPDSPNDPGVNPGQLDKPEEKPVEKPDKSHPSDKPEETADAPRSSDNPGSTVKAKESPSEPAKSESPKPSVQTPATNQSKDISVAQEKPNEPISDEKPTNTMEKNRNVQLAKDTQKEAKNEAIRTEEGGELPETSTNSPLFTILSSMGVLAGTGLLFSRRKVGE; encoded by the coding sequence ATGGGCAAACGCTATTACTACGATAATGCTCCTCTGTGGTTTCGTTTGAAGGAAAAAGCGAAAAAGCTACGAGAGCCTAAAGAACCTGTTCCATACTACTTAAATGATGGACCAATTGGAGAAAAGATTGGAAAAGTGGGGAAGAAGGCGGTAACAGTAGCCGCAGTGGCTACCATGAGTGTTTCTGTACTGGGACCACCGGTTTTTGCGTTACCGACGGATTCATCAACATCCATGTTTAGTAATCCAGGGAACCCAGGGGATCCAGCCATGCCGAGTAAACCCGATGATAACCCTGTCAAATCTGAAGGTCCTTCCACTCCAGGGAATTCAAGAGATACCGGTAATCCTGGTCAACCGGATAGTCCAAATGATCCGGGAGTGAATCCTGGCCAACTTGATAAGCCGGAAGAAAAACCGGTAGAGAAGCCGGATAAATCCCACCCCTCCGATAAGCCAGAAGAGACGGCGGATGCACCTCGATCATCTGATAATCCTGGAAGTACCGTGAAAGCGAAGGAATCACCCTCAGAACCCGCAAAAAGCGAATCACCAAAACCGAGTGTCCAAACTCCCGCTACCAATCAGTCAAAGGACATATCAGTGGCTCAGGAAAAGCCAAACGAGCCGATCAGTGATGAAAAGCCGACAAATACGATGGAAAAAAATCGAAATGTTCAATTAGCAAAAGACACACAGAAGGAAGCAAAAAATGAGGCGATTCGAACAGAAGAAGGTGGGGAGCTGCCGGAAACATCTACGAACTCCCCGCTGTTTACAATCTTATCCTCTATGGGAGTTTTAGCGGGCACCGGTCTTCTGTTTTCCCGACGTAAGGTAGGAGAATAA
- a CDS encoding transglycosylase SLT domain-containing protein, translating into MESLGALRGPLILGGGLILLILGIPVAMYLFMMMFLSSPPPQPIQEEDTGGSQISSEVKYAKYINQAAAKYPKISPALIAAVIKQESGFRKDAVSSVGASGLMQLMPGTAKELGVKDRFNPKQNIMGGTKYLNQLHKKYKGDLKLVLAAYNSGPGRVDQSLKEGGSGVPEIAETQNYVKKVTGYYKDYQKMLEGGKLVVKFDGKFGWPVDPSISPGCDIHCYDGHTGQDFPAPVGSPIYAVGNGIVTKVESPSNNSRLGPKRSYGTYILIDHGKGYSTLYAHMYPGDIKVKVGDQVKRGEQIARVGNYGNSSGPHLHLEVRKKNKPQDPMKYLK; encoded by the coding sequence ATGGAAAGTTTGGGAGCTCTTAGAGGACCCCTTATCCTCGGAGGAGGATTGATTCTCCTTATACTTGGGATCCCCGTTGCCATGTACCTCTTTATGATGATGTTTTTGTCCAGTCCGCCGCCACAACCGATACAGGAAGAGGATACAGGAGGCTCCCAAATATCTTCAGAAGTGAAATATGCAAAGTATATCAATCAGGCAGCGGCTAAATACCCGAAAATCTCACCGGCATTAATCGCGGCAGTAATCAAGCAGGAATCCGGCTTCCGTAAAGATGCAGTATCTTCCGTGGGCGCATCTGGTTTGATGCAGTTGATGCCAGGAACAGCAAAGGAATTAGGCGTAAAAGACCGATTTAATCCCAAACAAAACATCATGGGGGGAACCAAGTATCTGAATCAACTCCATAAAAAGTATAAGGGTGATTTAAAATTGGTTCTCGCTGCTTATAACTCGGGTCCTGGTCGGGTTGATCAATCATTAAAAGAAGGAGGATCTGGAGTACCAGAGATTGCTGAAACCCAGAACTATGTTAAAAAAGTAACGGGATATTACAAGGATTATCAAAAGATGTTGGAAGGCGGGAAATTAGTAGTTAAATTTGATGGGAAGTTTGGGTGGCCTGTGGATCCCTCCATATCCCCCGGATGCGACATCCATTGCTATGATGGTCATACCGGACAGGACTTTCCTGCCCCAGTCGGATCTCCCATTTATGCAGTGGGGAACGGAATAGTGACGAAAGTGGAATCACCGTCTAATAATTCCCGTTTGGGTCCTAAACGTAGCTACGGTACTTATATCTTGATTGATCATGGCAAGGGATATAGCACGCTGTATGCCCATATGTATCCGGGGGATATCAAGGTGAAGGTAGGGGATCAAGTGAAACGAGGGGAGCAGATCGCACGGGTTGGCAACTATGGCAATAGCTCCGGTCCTCATCTTCACCTGGAGGTTCGGAAAAAGAATAAGCCCCAAGATCCGATGAAGTATCTGAAATAA
- a CDS encoding DMT family transporter, which yields MNMGWWSVCLGAFLWGTAGVAAKVMIAEYGMDALSVAAWRIFLSLPVLLVAVFVESAKSGQVGSIRPGHWGWLILFGALLAGYQGSFFMSVEMTQVSTATLIAICSAPIMVAIAARFLFKEALGLRTLLAMGLGITGVFLLAGVDSVTGLAENGNLQGNVWALAAAGCFAGYLLIGKKLLREVSPFRVTGYAFLFGAGWMVPVVQFPPPSWSAWLLLGYLGLVPTGLAYLLYIRGLGTTTATRAAVGGLLEPLTATFLAIIFLGEGFSPAGVGGMALLLVSLLLLSLVREKKEKQLNESADELFTSGS from the coding sequence ATGAACATGGGATGGTGGAGTGTTTGTCTGGGAGCATTTCTGTGGGGAACAGCGGGAGTGGCGGCGAAGGTGATGATTGCCGAGTACGGGATGGATGCCCTCAGTGTGGCAGCCTGGCGGATTTTTCTTAGCCTGCCGGTTCTCCTCGTTGCTGTTTTTGTTGAATCCGCCAAGTCAGGCCAAGTAGGAAGCATTCGGCCTGGGCACTGGGGTTGGCTGATTCTTTTTGGGGCCTTGTTGGCAGGATATCAGGGGTCTTTTTTCATGTCGGTGGAAATGACACAGGTGTCCACGGCTACCTTGATTGCCATCTGTTCAGCACCGATTATGGTGGCAATTGCTGCCCGTTTCTTGTTCAAGGAGGCTTTGGGGTTGCGTACCTTGTTGGCGATGGGTCTGGGGATTACCGGAGTTTTCCTGCTGGCGGGAGTGGACAGTGTGACAGGATTGGCTGAAAACGGAAACTTACAGGGGAATGTTTGGGCTTTGGCAGCAGCAGGTTGTTTCGCTGGATATCTCTTAATTGGTAAAAAGTTGTTACGGGAGGTTTCACCGTTTCGGGTTACCGGCTATGCCTTTTTGTTTGGAGCCGGTTGGATGGTTCCGGTTGTGCAATTTCCTCCCCCCTCTTGGAGTGCATGGTTGTTGTTAGGGTACCTGGGGCTGGTACCTACGGGGTTGGCTTATCTTCTTTATATCCGCGGGTTAGGTACCACAACAGCTACTCGGGCAGCTGTAGGGGGATTGTTGGAACCTCTGACTGCCACTTTTTTGGCAATTATTTTTCTCGGGGAAGGATTTTCTCCGGCAGGTGTCGGGGGAATGGCTCTGCTTCTGGTTTCCCTGTTGTTGCTATCTCTGGTCAGAGAGAAAAAGGAAAAACAACTGAATGAATCCGCTGATGAACTGTTTACATCCGGCTCTTAA